The Zeugodacus cucurbitae isolate PBARC_wt_2022May chromosome 4, idZeuCucr1.2, whole genome shotgun sequence genome includes the window gaTTTCTGATCAAGGGGCTTaacttagttttaaaatataaggaaaatgctactgactattaaaagaaacatttctttcagttaaactcgaATGTATAGGATTTACTGGTAAAactagtaaaatgcacatataaatatatactataacaCTAAACATACATTATgttttatacttaaaaaaaaaattttatttttttgtttttttttataggaTTATTTCAATTTGATTGTTTACTATCCGTATAACTTATAGTCgaatatgaataataaaattagagGAATTCAAATTCATCAAATGATCGAGATTTACAATGAAGTACTTACATTGCCTGTAATATTTCGGAAAAGCTTTTCCAGCGCAGAATGATGAAATTGAAATCCTACAACGGCGGCAGGGGCGGATTTGGCACCTTCGGTGTGGAAGACAGCGTTGCTTGCCGTCACTGTGATTTCATCTCCAAGATCTaaccaaaaattcaaatttttcacaaataaaaaacaaatagcaaattttaaatggggGCAAAAATATCACCTCCTGCATCGAATGGCACTGAATATACGAAACTATCCTTGTGCACAAAATGCTGATCCACTGCACGTTTGTACCACATCTCGTCTATAGCATGTTTATTTTGCTCACTAAATGTCTCGctgaattcaataaaaaaataaacaaattttttattgaaactgtAAAGTCAATCGAAGGGACGAAAATATTATAAGTTCTTATATATGGTCTAGAAGAAGTTATAGATTGatttcacttcattttattcatattttttaaatattgactaATGTTTACGGTACAAAACTTACTGAAGAAACGGGAAGCATTGTTggaaacatatgtatatctctacCTCTTTTAAGATGTATTCGTTCATAAGAAACTGTTCATAAACTTATGCATGTTTAACATGTGCGTATTACTTACCCAGTGCCCGCTTCCTCAGCCATATTGGAATGAAACTCTTGCCATCGTGTTAAGCCGCTGTGTGTTGCCAAGAATGCCACTGTTATGCCGAACCGTTGTTTAAATTCATTTCTGTCGAATAGAAACACATTAGAAAGTTTCCCAATTCAAAGgtattttgtattgtaatttataaatgtgCATATGAGTGCATGTCCACATTATCATTATTATCgcacatataagtatgtatgtatgcagttagATTCTATTCCATATGTTACCTTGGCAACAAACCCATTAACACGGCAATTGGGCTTGAAGCGCTTGTGCTAATccagatacatatttataattaggtatgtatgtatatatttagcaaAGAAGTGCATATTTGTATAATGAGGTGGAAGAAATGTTAATacgtgtaataaaaaataaaaaaaaatcacatagaAAACGGAGGGAAGACATTTTTTTGCAGAGAAAAAGAAACACAGTAATTTAAACGGTcgatgtatatagtatgtaggCATGTAGTTAGGCACGCATGTAACATGCTCGGAGATACCATGGAAgtatacgtgtatgtatgtacatatgtatgttatatagGATatcatttatgattttattgattATGTGctcgtaaatatttgtatgaagtaattaaataaataagctgtatatacatatatatatatatatgctatgctatatgtatgtatgtatatagtatattctaCGCATATAGTTtagatttatacatatgtaagtgtttgTAATTCGTTTGATATGATGATTCTATAGTTCATTAAATCTTTCTTCTTACCCTTTGTCATCCTTGGAATTGAAACTTGTGTTTCTCGAAAACCATTCGGTAACCCGTGCATCAAAGACTAGAGATTGCATGAGCTGACGATCACctggaattaatatataaattaaagtaataaaaatcgattttaggaTGATTTCTCAAGtatttctttttcttatttgttaatgGTCTATGTAAATagttattaattgaattaagtaCGCATATAGTTGGATGTGACGGGTATTTAGTTTAGTAACAAAACTACTCATACTTTTACTTTACAATTGAAAATGAGCAAACGTTTTTTATATGCTATTAAAATATGGTTTTTAAACTTCCAGTATAGTGAGTACTTCTTCAAGATTTAATATTTGGGACAGTTCTGAAAACATTAAATCGTCGTTAGTGCAggtgaaaaaataaagaaattgagttgtgataaaaatttgtattcaaaaCAAATGTGAAACTCATGAATGCGATTTCGTCAATCAACTTACAATGTGTAACATGCAAAATTCGTATATTGGCAACTCCTCAGCTAACAATATCaggcttgtgaaaaatttcgatttcagtaaataaataacaacgaAAAACTAAAGTTGTTCAATGGAAtcgcaataaaaataagtatttacttCAACAAATTCTTGTACCAACTTGATTTTATACAAAAGGTTGAATAATGTTTGTTTTCTGGATTTTCCAAGACACCAAGTAATAAGCAGAAAACTAGATGTCCTACTATTGCAACATTTTATATGCTTCCTTGATGCTATAAAGCTCGTTTGTATTGAAACAGGGTACCATTATAGTTATAGTATtttgaaaaaacgaaaaaaaaattataattatcgaTGAGTGTTATTCGGGTTCTGCTCAGGCGAAGTTCCGACCAAATGAAAGGGTTTAAACGGACATCAACAAAAttcctaaatatttttgaatggcACCACAATAACGACCAGACACCATGTCACAAATCAATGAAAATGGGGCTAAATTGTAAGAATTCCAAGGCTTTGAATTGCTTTcgcatgtatttacatatgtatgtactaatcTGGAAGTAAATTACTACAAACATAGTGTCGAAATGTTTGAAATCGCCTAACGGTATTCttaatatcataaaatatttcgCTAAGTAAGAATTACAACATCCTTGTGACTCTTTATCCAACCTTTCCATATTAAATGGCGTTAAGTCAGTGCaatgcgaaaaaaattataataataagcttttaatattaatgttttcaattaataaaaaaatttttacaattttacccCTTCTCTTTGCTTCTTATCCGTACTTCCTAAAGCATGCATACTTCGTGTTGTAAGCCCAATACTTTAACAAAATAAGTAGTATTTTTGGCAGGACATTTACAACCTATCATCAGATATGTATATTCTCAgttaatatagaatatatttaatttatgggAAAGCCCGTCCGATTAGcgaccgttatttttttaaccagcaattaaaaaataaaaatattatatatgtacatacatgtctgTGCATAGTTATCATAATTatgtgaatacatatgtatgtggggtgttcgaatgaaaattaatagataaatcaaatatttgctaAGAGTATGTGCTCTGGTGTGAATGCTCGTGAACGTATTGGAAAAATTGCTAACAAGTATGAATATGCGAATAATTGGCGAGTGCTTTTTAGTGAAATTTGTGATATAACTTAAAAACATTAGTTTAATACGTAATTTTTTACGAGCAATTACAAACAGAATCGAAACGAAATTTTACTCACAATAGTAACTTTCTTTATCGTTTATGGATGGTATGCGCCCGGAAGATGTGTTAGCTGTGgatttgcatttacatatgtaaattatgaTCATTACGATAAAAATTTTATACGGAAAACTTAACATGAagaacaaacatacacacatgtaagTAAATGTAGGTCAAGATGCACGACTTTACCTAATGTTACATGGAactattatatatgaaaaaatcaatCTAATCTGAGACTATTCATCCTCAGCGCTATATTAATTGTAGGTCGGTAAATTGTGAATTTGTATGTGCATCagcgaaataaatatttgggaatatctaaaataaacttttcgaaaaattgAAACTCGGACGATACAGGTACCTAATCACCATATATTTCTATGGTAAAAACTTAACAAACCGAATTCAATGTATTCATTTCATCGGCACATTTACCGATTGTGTAGTAATCAATAATACAGTTAGCCGGAAGGTCCTCATACTCAGTGTTGGGAAACTGGTAAAATGTGAACCATATTCAAgtattttgaagtaaaaaattcGTTGTATGTAATTAATGCTCGAGTTATTTATTGTCGAGTAGAAAGATCTGATAGCATTCTATAGGAAGTAGACATGAGAAGAAGATTCCCATCTTCATATGGTGCTAAGAGTTTATCGCATGGATGCCCAATACGATCATATGCCGGGGAAATGTATCTTGCTCTCCACCAAATTCTGACATTATTAGAGGGTTAAAGGCCTTCCAATTCTTTCAAACAAAACTGTTTATGGAGGGATGACTATTAACCAGTTTTCACGTCGTTACATAACAAGAAGTCTTGCTAAAAATAGCTCTAGTTTTTTAACTGCATAAATCATTTAAATCAGGAGCAATTCCAGCTAAAAGCTGTTAGACTCACTCATTACAAATTTACAATTTGGATATTCACGGACTACTACTACCTTATTCGATCTCAtgtattgaattatttattttttacttattaattgttatttttgggATATACTTACAAAATAAAAGGGCAGCATGCTCAGGCGGCACCGCACTTCTACTTAGTGGCCACCTCCAACCAGGCTGTgacattttattcaaaaaccAGACTAGCTCCTCTTCTGGTGTTGCAAAAGTTTTATTGTTGTGCTTGCAATACAacctaaaaataatgaaaaatttacagtaattttacaataaatacaatttcctcatatatatatatatatatatatgtatatatggtacaCATGTAGATTTGAAtggtacatatttaataataatatataaaaatgctaAAGAAACTAAATGTTGGGGCGATTGATTTTTAAGGTGAGTTTGAACCAAATCGAAATTTACTACAAAAagcacatacttatatgtacatatgtatatatattgtattggaGTCAGTACTTCGGGCGGACCTTGCCAATCTAACGGCCTGACTTACCATGTTGGATGAATTCGCCAGCGTTTGCCACCAAAGTAGTTCAACAGGTTTTCACCTTTAATATTCATGCGGTGTATTTCATTTTCGGCTCGTATGGAAAGGCGATGTACACCGTATTGTTCGGGATATGTAATTACCAATGTAAACGGTGTATTAGGTATCGCTCTCCAATAATACTGACGTTTAATGCGAGCAACCCGTTTCTAAAGTggaattaaaaacatatatataattgtgaTGGGTTAAGTTTTCTTAAAACTTGCTCACCATTTCGTCAAAATGATTTTTCACCAGCATCCACTTACTACCTGTTGATTGGTTTATTATGGAATCACGaatctgaatattatttttaaaataaatatttaacggcaaaatcttattttttatttgtaataaataccgTTAGTAGTACGGGATTGAAATCTCTTGCTGCTCGATCATCATCCAATAGCTCAACTTCTATCATATCTACGCTATTATAAGCCGGTTTTAATATATTGCCTTGGAACTAGAAGAGCAAAATAGGGAATCGTGAGCATTTGCTTTTTTTCGGTTTAATTGACTTATGACATTTTGACTTACAATTGGCCGAAAGTCTGGGTGAAATAGGATGTAACCATTGTTAGTGACAATAAATGCGTAGCCATTGACACCGAGCTATAATTcaatggaaatttatttatctttaattttcaaatacacaTGCACGTATGTGATATAGGATAGATATGTTAAGAAAATTAGACAAATTGATTTTTGACAACGGTTCAAAATATCacatattgcacaatatttaacGAAATACAATTATCAGAAGGATGTACATATGATAACTTTGCATCTGTAAAACTTACCAAAAATGGGGAGAGCATTCTCTTTATGTCTCTTATAGGTACATCCGTGCCCGCGACGCCCAGTAGATTGGCAATTTTGGTCTAGGGATACGTTTGCAATAAAGTTAGTCAAATAGAATATGAATAAAGAATCTTCTTCCTACTCAAGCTATTGGTATAAATAACAACAGGGAAATCTATCtacattacataaatatgtatgtttggacATAAGAATTCTGCacttaaaattatgtatataaatccacagaaattaccgttattattatgtataattatgtaatttattgCAACAATTAAAAACCAATTTAGCGCATAACTCAATTTGACCGATTTATACAATCCTTTAGATTTGACACATGAAACAAATGTCTAccaattaataaaataagttcAATGAAATATATCACTCTACAATACATACTGTTATAATATGACtttattagtaaatataaatgattaatTAGAGTTGTAATATTGGAATATTTGAAACAATCAGTGAAATTACCAGCGCAAAAGATCTAGAACTATCAAAAAACTCAAGCATACAAAAGGAAACTAAAACTAATATTACATATAACctaaataaatttctataatcTACCTAttagttatattatttattaggaACCATCACAGcgtaaatcaaatttatttctcGCATTTGAATGAAGCTTTTTAATATTAGACTTTCACTTAGAATGATGTTGCTTGTGAAAACATCTCAAGGGAATCCTTTAAAAATTGTCTGCGTCTGTTTTTTTCGGTCAACGAGGTTTTCTATGAGAGCGGCACTATGAAAACTTCAAAATCGCAACACGTTGTCGAGCCAAGCAAAATCGaatcattataaatatatggcaaataaaatcttcaatttaaagCTGTACTGTATTTCAGAAGGTGAatagaagaaattttatttaaatgacatgCGAAAGAAGTACAAGGAATCGGCTTAGAATCAGCCAAATTTGGTCAATGCCGATGTCAggaccgattaatcggtcggtctttAATTATAAGTACCGTCTAAACTGGGCTCAGTCCACGCCCATGCATAAAACAACTAATATGTAATCGTTCTACCGTATTTATATTGGAAAAGAAAATAGCTGCTATATATCAAGATTAAATTTCTCCTACAATGCTTACTTTGTATACAGACATAGTCTATTACTTACATATACTGGTTATACTTTTGCTATTATCTTTTctcttaaatatgtataattgacGATGTGTACAGATAAATGTGTGTGTCTAATTTGTTCGTACTACAACAATTTTGGCAAATATTTACCAAGATTTTAATACTAACTaggtatgtataaatgtatggaTTGTATATgttgtatttaatattcaaatactGTTTATTAAACTTAAGACGAAACAATAATTGGTTTACGCTAACTTGGAACTTAGCAACGGATTTTTTACTACGCGAAATGAAtcacaatttgtttttttatcactcTAGTACCTCACGAGTTTGCAATTCCCACAGCGCCTCATTTATTAAAACCTCTTCGGTGATATTCTGTTTGTGTAATATTCGATTGGTTTGTTGATTAGTATATACAGTAGGTAAATTagtatattatgtacatacatatgagcagtTGCATATGTAATAAGTATGTAGAagtaaatgttattaattgccATAATGAATATTTCGCTTTTTTGGATTTTCAAGATACAATTTTCGTTTTACCACTTTTGGAggataattattttgtaatttgaatCGAATTTCGGTAGATGAACCAATTTgaattatgtaaaaatgttaaatacttaCAGCATTCATGCGGCGATCATAAACTGGCATCGAGACAGTGGTCATAAATTGATATACATCCGATTCGAGGGGCTGATTCCAGGCCTTCGATAATGTATGCAGTTGGATGAAAATAGTTGTAAATTATTAatgaacaagaagaagaagcttctcaaaaaataaaaactagtaTAATTATTTGCTTGCAATACCGCTTTGTTACGAAGATAGATTCGTTTGTGTACTTCGTTTGGTTCCAGCATGCGAAAACCTTCCCGACGAAATTCCAAAACATCGTCGCGTTGATCGTCACATTGCTTCATCTCCCACATCCAGTCAGATATTTTTGGAtccttaaattattattatatgtatgcagtaaACCTTCTGAAACGCATTGttcctatatatattttaggacACACTTACAATGACGTCGGCATATACTTGAGTCCACACAACGGGATGATCATGTTTACCTAGAACCAGAGGCCTCGCCATCACTGGTATGTAATTAAGAACCATCTCGCGGACTTCCGCCATATCACTCAAGTGTACATAATAGCCTTGATTACTACAGGCCATCCACTGAATATCCTTAACATCTGCAACTTCTTTGCCAATAAGATAAGTGAAAACTCGGACCGGCATAAATGGTAGGTCTCGCCAATTGTATTGCTCGAAAACATCCTCATAGGTGAAAGGAGCGCCATCACTGACAATCATAATGGCTTGATTGCATTGCGCGCCGCGTTGTTCTGTGCGAAATTGTTCCAAAACGTCAAAAGCTTTCGTCAATGCAGCAGTGAAATTGGCAATGTTGGCAATTTTTATAGAGTCAACACCTTCCATGAGCTCTCGTATATTGCCAAGATTCGCCTGATGATCCGGGAAGAAATGAAAGATTAGTATGGGAAACGTGCAGATGTGAGTGaggtgtgtaaataaataacaaataatgttGCATATGGactcaaaaacgaaaaaaaggaattcaaataaaaattaaaaatcatattctTCAGTTTTGCCGAAGGTATTCTACCTTTCTTTAACATAAACACTAGTCTATTTTAAGTGAAAGCGTGTTCAATTTGAGCAACCTCTTTTATGTAaactttatatatgtttatatacctgacattattattataaaaataccaaCTAGATGTATTAATCGTAAAAtgatattgaaaaaaacaaCGAAAGTATTTTTGGCTGGAATGAAATATGCAACTATATATCGAATTTAAGAAAGATATATCTTACTTATTGCCGTACAATCAGACAAACAGGCAAAGAGATTATCAGATCAGCTTTTATTACATAAGAAACAAATACAACTGTTttgattataataatataatataattttccatTCCATTTCTTCAAATATCATATTTATTGTGTAAAGTCAACGGAACAGACGGAAATACGTATATTTGGTACCGGAAATTTTGTTTGTACCGATTGTACAGCTCACTAATATACACTGAtatttatactctggcaacaaagttgctaaagagagtattatagttttgttcacataacggttggttataagtcctaaaactaaacgggttagatataggattatatatatcaaaatgatcagggtgacgagtaaagttcaaatccagatggcgttaaccgaaaacatataaagacctataactaagccataaattaagctaaggAAAAAGTGtgttatgaaggatcgcactaggaaagggcgtatttggatgtactttttttgggaaaatggaCGTGCTcccgtcccctactaagttttttgtacatatctcgtaaattactaAAGCTATACCAAGGAActatctagagtcgtttcttttaggtacatccttatacggtccaaaaatgcaggaaatcggattataaccatgtcatgtttcaatggactttataccatatacatatgtatatgccgaatatgtgagtcaaattgtttgtatattaataaaattaaaaaaaaaaacaaattgggagagtataaaatgttcggtgacacacGAACTTGTGCCTTCCTTACTGGTTTTCTTGGAAGTTGGAATATGTAATCGTAAGTAATTTTAGCACCTTATATTCTACTATGTTGTGAATGTGGAGCCCACATATATGTTATttaatgaatatgaaaatatatgtgagtatggttaaaatacataattgataataagaataaaaaatcaatacttGAACTAGTGTCTCCTCAAAACATTTGACGGCTGGCTCTACATATTTCCCAAAGGTGAAGATGTTCACAAAGTCATTGGTACCCAACGTATCAAGTATTGTATTCACAACCTTCTTTGCGATATCTAGCCTCTGTCC containing:
- the LOC105212964 gene encoding voltage-dependent calcium channel subunit alpha-2/delta-3 isoform X6, which produces MDCKTRIYYTLICFFVFYSNGANFVPGEKINYNLVNSWADKLGMELFHLGDFITRRKEVQESFKEAQVVSRSGAKIVENMAHDVKMMMDLKISAVRRIMDTAENTALSHQNEKEDLYFSYYNAKDMREPDDPIPTPAPRELDDMGEPHIFVPPKEIVLTPKAEFFNTPVNLSVSSVHVPLNVFDRAKEVIKSIQWSENLDQIFRDNYKNDPTLSWQFYGSSTGFMRQFPAAKWKAKPVDLYDCRLRSWYMEAATSPKDIIILLDSSGSMKGQRLDIAKKVVNTILDTLGTNDFVNIFTFGKYVEPAVKCFEETLVQANLGNIRELMEGVDSIKIANIANFTAALTKAFDVLEQFRTEQRGAQCNQAIMIVSDGAPFTYEDVFEQYNWRDLPFMPVRVFTYLIGKEVADVKDIQWMACSNQGYYVHLSDMAEVREMVLNYIPVMARPLVLGKHDHPVVWTQVYADVIDPKISDWMWEMKQCDDQRDDVLEFRREGFRMLEPNEVHKRIYLRNKAAWNQPLESDVYQFMTTVSMPVYDRRMNATKIANLLGVAGTDVPIRDIKRMLSPFLLGVNGYAFIVTNNGYILFHPDFRPIFQGNILKPAYNSVDMIEVELLDDDRAARDFNPVLLTIRDSIINQSTGSKWMLVKNHFDEMKRVARIKRQYYWRAIPNTPFTLVITYPEQYGVHRLSIRAENEIHRMNIKGENLLNYFGGKRWRIHPTWLYCKHNNKTFATPEEELVWFLNKMSQPGWRWPLSRSAVPPEHAALLFCDRQLMQSLVFDARVTEWFSRNTSFNSKDDKGNEFKQRFGITVAFLATHSGLTRWQEFHSNMAEEAGTGETFSEQNKHAIDEMWYKRAVDQHFVHKDSFVYSVPFDAGDLGDEITVTASNAVFHTEGAKSAPAAVVGFQFHHSALEKLFRNITGNGCAVEDRECYIIDNNGFIIISPYRQETGKFFGEINGGIMSRLVEEKVFKRVTVYDYQAVCFESSGDINASNNLLSPLFHLLRALKWLFHTVLWYIVQLTNVAIAEFIDPYIDEDMNDYPSNSKSTDWIRLVMLHRTRLKSCDMQRHLYLMYNEKDNVVYNMTAHACERPFVVLPIPNSNMILLVIDQRCPRDPSIQLTVNPVPIPYPLDKNQTFACYKNDREFSRVRPVSCINRHINESTIKLCGNAARIRINVILMILCILLSRSLKQ
- the LOC105212964 gene encoding voltage-dependent calcium channel subunit alpha-2/delta-3 isoform X5, which translates into the protein MDCKTRIYYTLICFFVFYSNGANFVPGEKINYNLVNSWADKLGMELFHLGDFITRRKEVQESFKEAQVVSRSGAKIVENMAHDVKMMMDLKISAVRRIMDTAENTALSHQNEKEDLYFSYYNAKDMREPDDPIPTPAPRELDDMGEPHIFVPPKEIVLTPKAEFFNTPVNLSVSSVHVPLNVFDRAKEVIKSIQWSENLDQIFRDNYKNDPTLSWQFYGSSTGFMRQFPAAKWKAKPVDLYDCRLRSWYMEAATSPKDIIILLDSSGSMKGQRLDIAKKVVNTILDTLGTNDFVNIFTFGKYVEPAVKCFEETLVQANLGNIRELMEGVDSIKIANIANFTAALTKAFDVLEQFRTEQRGAQCNQAIMIVSDGAPFTYEDVFEQYNWRDLPFMPVRVFTYLIGKEVADVKDIQWMACSNQGYYVHLSDMAEVREMVLNYIPVMARPLVLGKHDHPVVWTQVYADVIDPKISDWMWEMKQCDDQRDDVLEFRREGFRMLEPNEVHKRIYLRNKAAWNQPLESDVYQFMTTVSMPVYDRRMNANITEEVLINEALWELQTRETKIANLLGVAGTDVPIRDIKRMLSPFLLGVNGYAFIVTNNGYILFHPDFRPIFQGNILKPAYNSVDMIEVELLDDDRAARDFNPVLLTIRDSIINQSTGSKWMLVKNHFDEMKRVARIKRQYYWRAIPNTPFTLVITYPEQYGVHRLSIRAENEIHRMNIKGENLLNYFGGKRWRIHPTWLYCKHNNKTFATPEEELVWFLNKMSQPGWRWPLSRSAVPPEHAALLFCDRQLMQSLVFDARVTEWFSRNTSFNSKDDKGNEFKQRFGITVAFLATHSGLTRWQEFHSNMAEEAGTGETFSEQNKHAIDEMWYKRAVDQHFVHKDSFVYSVPFDAGDLGDEITVTASNAVFHTEGAKSAPAAVVGFQFHHSALEKLFRNITGNGCAVEDRECYIIDNNGFIIISPYRQETGKFFGEINGGIMSRLVEEKVFKRVTVYDYQAVCFESSGDINASNNLLSPLFHLLRALKWLFHTVLWYIVQLTNVAIAEFIDPYIDEDMNDYPSNSKSTDWIRLVMLHRTRLKSCDMQRHLYLMYNEKDNVVYNMTAHACERPFVVLPIPNSNMILLVIDQRCPRDPSIQLTVNPVPIPYPLDKNQTFACYKNDREFSRVRPVSCINRHINESTIKLCGNAARIRINVILMILCILLSRSLKQ
- the LOC105212964 gene encoding voltage-dependent calcium channel subunit alpha-2/delta-3 isoform X1, whose protein sequence is MDCKTRIYYTLICFFVFYSNGANFVPGEKINYNLVNSWADKLGMELFHLGDFITRRKEVQESFKEAQVVSRSGAKIVENMAHDVKMMMDLKISAVRRIMDTAENTALSHQNEKEDLYFSYYNAKDMREPDDPIPTPAPRELDDMGEPHIFVPPKEIVLTPKAEFFNTPVNLSVSSVHVPLNVFDRAKEVIKSIQWSENLDQIFRDNYKNDPTLSWQFYGSSTGFMRQFPAAKWKAKPVDLYDCRLRSWYMEAATSPKDIIILLDSSGSMKGQRLDIAKKVVNTILDTLGTNDFVNIFTFGKYVEPAVKCFEETLVQANLGNIRELMEGVDSIKIANIANFTAALTKAFDVLEQFRTEQRGAQCNQAIMIVSDGAPFTYEDVFEQYNWRDLPFMPVRVFTYLIGKEVADVKDIQWMACSNQGYYVHLSDMAEVREMVLNYIPVMARPLVLGKHDHPVVWTQVYADVIDPKISDWMWEMKQCDDQRDDVLEFRREGFRMLEPNEVHKRIYLRNKAAWNQPLESDVYQFMTTVSMPVYDRRMNANITEEVLINEALWELQTRETKIANLLGVAGTDVPIRDIKRMLSPFLLGVNGYAFIVTNNGYILFHPDFRPIFQGNILKPAYNSVDMIEVELLDDDRAARDFNPVLLTIRDSIINQSTGSKWMLVKNHFDEMKRVARIKRQYYWRAIPNTPFTLVITYPEQYGVHRLSIRAENEIHRMNIKGENLLNYFGGKRWRIHPTWLYCKHNNKTFATPEEELVWFLNKMSQPGWRWPLSRSAVPPEHAALLFSNTSSGRIPSINDKESYYCDRQLMQSLVFDARVTEWFSRNTSFNSKDDKGTSASSPIAVLMGLLPRNEFKQRFGITVAFLATHSGLTRWQEFHSNMAEEAGTGETFSEQNKHAIDEMWYKRAVDQHFVHKDSFVYSVPFDAGDLGDEITVTASNAVFHTEGAKSAPAAVVGFQFHHSALEKLFRNITGNGCAVEDRECYIIDNNGFIIISPYRQETGKFFGEINGGIMSRLVEEKVFKRVTVYDYQAVCFESSGDINASNNLLSPLFHLLRALKWLFHTVLWYIVQLTNVAIAEFIDPYIDEDMNDYPSNSKSTDWIRLVMLHRTRLKSCDMQRHLYLMYNEKDNVVYNMTAHACERPFVVLPIPNSNMILLVIDQRCPRDPSIQLTVNPVPIPYPLDKNQTFACYKNDREFSRVRPVSCINRHINESTIKLCGNAARIRINVILMILCILLSRSLKQ